In one Sinobacterium norvegicum genomic region, the following are encoded:
- the rplB gene encoding 50S ribosomal protein L2, which produces MALVKLKPTSPGRRHVVRVVNNELHKGAPHKALLEKKSKSGGRNNNGRITTRHIGGGHKQHYRMIDFKRVKDGIAATVERIEYDPNRTAFIALICYADGERAYIIAPKGVAAGDQLMSGEAAPIKVGNTLPLRNVPVGSTVHAIELKPGKGAQIARSAGTSAQLVAREGRHVTLRLRSGEMRKVLSECRATLGEVSNSEHSLRKLGKAGASRWRGVRPTVRGVAMNPVDHPHGGGEGRTSGGRHPVSPWGTPTKGFKTRKNKRTDKLIVRRRGSK; this is translated from the coding sequence ATGGCATTAGTTAAATTGAAACCTACTTCTCCGGGTCGCCGCCATGTTGTTCGTGTTGTAAATAACGAACTTCATAAAGGTGCGCCGCATAAAGCGTTGCTGGAGAAGAAGAGTAAGTCAGGCGGTCGTAATAACAACGGTCGTATTACTACTCGTCACATCGGTGGTGGTCACAAGCAGCACTATCGTATGATTGATTTCAAACGCGTCAAAGATGGCATCGCTGCCACTGTTGAGCGTATTGAATACGATCCAAACCGTACAGCGTTTATTGCGTTGATCTGTTATGCCGATGGCGAGCGTGCTTATATTATCGCTCCTAAAGGTGTTGCAGCCGGTGATCAGTTGATGTCTGGTGAAGCGGCGCCAATCAAGGTAGGTAATACCTTGCCATTGCGCAACGTTCCAGTAGGTTCGACTGTACACGCTATTGAGCTTAAGCCTGGTAAAGGTGCACAAATTGCTCGTAGTGCTGGTACTTCTGCACAGCTAGTTGCTCGTGAAGGTCGTCACGTTACTCTTCGTCTTCGCTCTGGCGAAATGCGTAAAGTACTGAGCGAGTGTCGCGCGACTCTTGGTGAAGTATCAAACAGTGAACACAGTTTGCGTAAGCTTGGTAAAGCGGGTGCTTCTCGCTGGCGCGGTGTTCGTCCAACTGTACGTGGTGTCGCGATGAACCCTGTAGATCACCCACATGGTGGTGGTGAAGGTCGTACCTCTGGTGGCCGTCATCCAGTTTCACCTTGGGGTACTCCTACTAAGGGCTTCAAGACTCGTAAGAACAAGCGTACCGATAAACTAATCGTACGTCGTCGCGGTTCTAAGTAA
- the rpmJ gene encoding 50S ribosomal protein L36, with protein sequence MKVRASVKKMCRDCKVVRRNGAVRVICKSEPRHKQRQG encoded by the coding sequence ATGAAAGTTCGCGCATCTGTTAAGAAAATGTGTCGTGACTGTAAAGTTGTTCGCCGTAATGGCGCGGTTCGAGTGATTTGTAAATCAGAACCACGTCATAAGCAGCGTCAAGGTTAA
- the secY gene encoding preprotein translocase subunit SecY, whose translation MAKKGPLAVSGQSGTGELWARLRFLFLAIVVYRVGTHIPVPGINPEQLAALFNQNQGTILGLFNMFSGGALERMSILALGIMPYISASIIMQLMSAVSPTLEALKKEGEAGRRKISQYTRYGTVLLATVQAAGMSAGLGGQGLALLPENATNIDMMLFHFVAIVSLVTGAVFMMWLGEQVTERGIGNGISMLIFAGIVAGLPGAIGQSLEQARQGELNLLVLLVVVALAIAVVYFVVMIERGQRRIAINYAKRQQGNRTYAAQSSFLPLKVNMAGVIPAIFASSILLFPASVAQWIGQSADNMEWLQDVALAIGPGQPLNILLFTVFIVFFCFFYTALVFNPDEVADNLKRSGAFVPGIRPGKSTAQYIDSVLTRLTVFGAGYIALVCLMPQFLVVFANVPFYLGGTSLLIVVVVIMDFMSQVQSHLMSNQYDGLMKKANLKNYGR comes from the coding sequence ATGGCTAAAAAAGGACCACTTGCGGTAAGTGGTCAATCCGGCACAGGCGAGCTTTGGGCTCGCCTGCGTTTTCTATTCTTAGCAATAGTTGTATATCGGGTTGGCACACATATACCTGTTCCAGGTATTAATCCAGAACAATTAGCAGCGTTATTCAACCAGAATCAAGGCACGATTCTTGGGCTATTTAATATGTTTTCGGGCGGCGCCCTTGAACGTATGAGTATTCTTGCGTTAGGAATAATGCCTTATATATCAGCCTCTATAATTATGCAGCTGATGTCGGCGGTATCGCCAACATTGGAAGCGTTAAAAAAAGAGGGTGAAGCTGGGAGACGCAAGATAAGTCAGTACACCCGATACGGGACTGTCTTATTGGCTACAGTTCAAGCCGCTGGTATGTCAGCTGGCTTGGGTGGTCAAGGTCTGGCTCTTTTGCCTGAGAATGCAACCAATATCGACATGATGTTGTTCCACTTTGTGGCCATCGTTTCGTTGGTAACGGGTGCAGTATTTATGATGTGGCTAGGTGAACAGGTCACTGAACGAGGTATAGGCAACGGTATATCGATGCTTATATTTGCTGGTATTGTGGCGGGTCTACCCGGTGCAATTGGTCAGTCTCTCGAACAGGCGCGTCAGGGTGAGCTAAATCTTCTGGTTTTATTGGTCGTAGTAGCACTCGCAATAGCAGTGGTTTATTTCGTTGTTATGATCGAGCGCGGGCAGCGTCGTATCGCTATCAACTACGCCAAACGTCAGCAAGGTAACCGCACCTATGCCGCTCAGAGTTCATTTTTACCATTGAAAGTAAATATGGCTGGTGTCATTCCTGCAATATTTGCCAGCAGTATCTTGCTGTTCCCGGCCTCAGTGGCTCAGTGGATCGGCCAGTCAGCTGACAATATGGAATGGTTACAGGATGTCGCCTTGGCGATAGGACCTGGTCAGCCGCTTAATATTCTACTGTTTACTGTCTTTATCGTGTTTTTCTGCTTCTTCTATACAGCATTGGTTTTCAATCCTGATGAAGTTGCCGATAACCTAAAGCGTTCCGGTGCGTTTGTACCAGGTATACGTCCAGGTAAAAGCACTGCGCAATATATCGATAGTGTGCTGACCCGCCTAACAGTGTTTGGCGCAGGTTATATCGCACTAGTTTGTCTAATGCCGCAGTTCCTTGTCGTATTCGCAAATGTACCATTCTATCTTGGCGGTACATCATTGTTGATCGTAGTTGTTGTTATTATGGACTTTATGTCCCAGGTGCAGAGTCATCTGATGAGCAATCAATACGATGGGTTAATGAAAAAAGCCAATTTAAAAAACTACGGTAGGTAG
- the rpsS gene encoding 30S ribosomal protein S19: MPRSLKKGPFIDLHLLKKVETALDNNDKRPIKTWSRRSMIMPDMVGLTIAVHNGRQHVPVLVNEEMVGHKLGEFAATRTYKGHVADKKAKR, translated from the coding sequence GTGCCACGTTCACTAAAAAAAGGTCCCTTTATCGATCTTCACTTGTTGAAGAAAGTTGAAACGGCCCTGGACAACAACGACAAGCGTCCAATTAAGACTTGGTCGCGCCGCTCAATGATCATGCCAGATATGGTTGGTCTAACAATTGCGGTACATAACGGTCGCCAGCACGTGCCAGTATTGGTTAACGAAGAAATGGTTGGCCACAAACTCGGCGAATTCGCTGCAACACGTACCTATAAAGGTCACGTTGCAGATAAGAAAGCCAAGCGCTAA
- the rpsN gene encoding 30S ribosomal protein S14 → MAKKSMIAREAKRERTVAKFAAKRAELKAIIVNPTSTEEQIWEAQIALQKQPRNASTSRQRRRCQLTGRPHGVYRKFGLCRNKLREAAMRGDIPGLVKASW, encoded by the coding sequence ATGGCAAAGAAATCTATGATTGCTCGCGAAGCAAAGCGTGAGCGCACCGTAGCTAAGTTCGCTGCAAAGCGTGCTGAGCTGAAGGCGATTATCGTCAATCCTACTTCTACTGAAGAGCAGATTTGGGAAGCACAGATTGCCCTGCAGAAGCAACCTCGTAACGCTAGCACTAGTCGCCAGCGTCGTCGTTGTCAGTTGACTGGTCGTCCACACGGCGTATATCGCAAGTTTGGACTGTGCCGTAACAAGTTGCGTGAAGCAGCCATGCGTGGTGATATCCCAGGTCTTGTTAAGGCCAGCTGGTAA
- the rpsM gene encoding 30S ribosomal protein S13 has product MARIAGVNIPDHKHAVISLTYIFGVGRTTAKQLCAATQVAEDSKISDLSEAQMDALRNEVAKLAVEGDLRREVSMNIKRLLDLGCYRGLRHRRSLPLRGQRTKTNARTRKGPRKPIRK; this is encoded by the coding sequence ATGGCCCGTATAGCTGGTGTGAACATACCAGATCACAAACACGCGGTGATCTCTTTGACCTACATCTTTGGTGTTGGTCGCACAACTGCGAAACAGCTTTGTGCAGCAACTCAGGTTGCAGAAGATAGTAAGATATCTGATCTTTCAGAAGCTCAGATGGACGCACTTCGTAATGAAGTAGCCAAATTAGCTGTTGAAGGTGATTTGCGTCGTGAAGTATCAATGAACATCAAGCGTTTGCTTGACCTAGGTTGTTATCGCGGTCTTCGTCACCGTCGTAGCCTTCCTCTTCGTGGACAGCGTACTAAAACCAACGCTCGCACACGTAAAGGTCCACGTAAACCAATTCGTAAGTAA
- the rplV gene encoding 50S ribosomal protein L22 gives MEVSAKLKGARISAQKARLVADQIRGKSVEEALDVLAFSNKKAAEIVKKVLDSAIANAEHNEGADIDELNVSTVFVDEGMTMKRIRPRAKGRADRIMKRTCHITVKVADIN, from the coding sequence ATGGAAGTATCCGCCAAACTGAAAGGTGCGCGTATATCGGCTCAGAAGGCTCGCTTGGTTGCTGACCAGATCCGCGGCAAGTCTGTTGAAGAAGCGCTAGATGTTTTAGCTTTCTCCAACAAAAAAGCAGCTGAAATTGTTAAGAAGGTACTTGATTCTGCAATTGCAAACGCTGAGCACAATGAAGGCGCAGACATCGATGAATTAAACGTGTCTACCGTATTCGTTGACGAGGGTATGACTATGAAGCGTATTCGTCCGCGTGCCAAAGGCCGTGCCGATCGCATCATGAAACGCACTTGTCATATCACTGTCAAAGTCGCAGACATTAACTAG
- the rplO gene encoding 50S ribosomal protein L15 has protein sequence MTELRLNTLSPAAGAKHSKKRVGRGIGSGLGKTCGRGHKGLKSRSGGSVRPGFEGGQMPLQKRLPKFGFTSRISRVSAEVRLAELNTVEAEVIDLAALKDADIIGGQMTRAKVFLSGEITKAVTLKGIACTKGARAAIEAAGGKVED, from the coding sequence ATGACTGAATTACGTCTAAACACTCTAAGCCCTGCAGCTGGCGCCAAACACTCCAAGAAGCGCGTTGGTCGTGGTATTGGTAGTGGTCTGGGTAAAACTTGTGGCCGCGGTCACAAAGGTTTGAAATCCCGTTCTGGCGGTAGTGTACGTCCAGGCTTCGAAGGCGGTCAGATGCCTTTACAGAAGCGTCTACCAAAGTTTGGTTTCACATCACGTATTTCTCGCGTAAGCGCTGAAGTTCGTCTTGCTGAGTTAAACACTGTAGAAGCTGAAGTTATCGATTTGGCAGCGTTGAAAGACGCTGATATCATAGGCGGCCAAATGACTCGTGCAAAAGTATTTTTGTCGGGTGAAATTACCAAGGCTGTTACTTTGAAAGGTATTGCTTGCACCAAAGGTGCACGTGCTGCGATCGAAGCAGCCGGCGGCAAAGTCGAGGACTAA
- the rplF gene encoding 50S ribosomal protein L6 produces the protein MSRVAKSPVQLPSGVEVTLKGQNLSVKGSKGTLELVVHDSVTVNQNDSVLTFEAKGGDKSSSALAGTMRSLVNNMVTGVSQGFEKKLVLNGVGYRAKATGNVLNLTLGFSHPVNYELPEGVKAATPSQTEIVVSGADKQKVGQAAAEIRAYRPPEPYKGKGVRYADEHVRRKEAKKK, from the coding sequence ATGTCACGAGTAGCAAAAAGTCCTGTACAACTCCCTAGTGGTGTTGAGGTTACTCTTAAAGGCCAGAACCTATCCGTTAAGGGTAGTAAAGGTACTTTAGAGCTGGTCGTTCACGATTCCGTTACCGTTAACCAAAATGATAGCGTTCTAACATTCGAAGCAAAGGGTGGCGATAAGTCATCCAGCGCTTTGGCTGGTACAATGCGTTCTTTGGTCAACAATATGGTAACAGGTGTAAGCCAAGGCTTCGAAAAGAAGCTGGTTCTTAATGGCGTTGGTTATCGTGCGAAAGCAACGGGTAACGTCCTGAACCTAACTCTTGGTTTTTCTCACCCAGTGAATTATGAGTTGCCAGAAGGTGTTAAGGCAGCTACGCCATCACAAACTGAAATTGTGGTGAGCGGTGCTGATAAGCAAAAGGTTGGTCAAGCGGCTGCTGAAATCCGTGCTTACCGTCCACCAGAGCCTTATAAGGGCAAGGGTGTTCGTTATGCCGATGAGCATGTACGTCGTAAAGAAGCCAAAAAGAAGTAA
- the rplX gene encoding 50S ribosomal protein L24, translating to MRKIKRDDDVIVIAGKDKGKRGKVVSLKKDGRLVVSGINIIKKHQKPNPQAGVAGGIIEKEAAIEASNVAIFNPNTNKADRVGFKVEGDAKTRIYKSTGEAIDA from the coding sequence ATGCGTAAAATTAAGCGTGACGACGACGTAATCGTTATCGCCGGCAAAGACAAAGGCAAACGCGGTAAAGTCGTTTCTTTAAAGAAAGACGGTCGTTTGGTTGTTTCTGGTATTAACATTATCAAGAAGCACCAAAAGCCTAACCCTCAAGCGGGTGTAGCCGGTGGGATTATCGAAAAGGAAGCTGCAATTGAAGCTTCTAATGTTGCGATTTTTAACCCAAACACTAATAAAGCTGACCGTGTAGGTTTTAAAGTAGAGGGCGATGCAAAAACACGCATCTACAAATCTACTGGCGAAGCTATTGATGCTTAA
- the rpmD gene encoding 50S ribosomal protein L30, with the protein MAKKTIKVTQVRSKFGRLPAHRACIDGLGLRRIGHTVELEDTPSVRGMVNKVNYLVKVEGE; encoded by the coding sequence ATGGCTAAGAAAACTATTAAGGTTACGCAGGTCCGATCTAAATTCGGTCGCCTGCCAGCCCACCGTGCATGTATTGACGGTCTAGGGCTGCGTCGCATTGGCCACACTGTTGAGCTTGAAGATACTCCTTCTGTTCGCGGTATGGTCAACAAGGTTAACTATCTTGTTAAGGTTGAGGGAGAGTAA
- the rpsQ gene encoding 30S ribosomal protein S17 produces MAEANTARTATGTVVSDKMNKSISVLIERRVKHAIYGKYITRSSKLHAHDENNECKIGDVVTIQETRPLSKTKSWILVKIEERAEA; encoded by the coding sequence ATGGCTGAAGCAAATACTGCACGTACTGCGACGGGCACCGTGGTTAGCGACAAGATGAATAAAAGCATCTCTGTACTAATCGAACGTCGCGTTAAGCATGCGATCTACGGCAAATATATTACACGTTCATCTAAGCTACATGCTCACGATGAAAACAACGAGTGTAAAATTGGCGACGTAGTGACCATCCAGGAAACTCGTCCACTGTCTAAGACTAAGTCTTGGATCCTGGTCAAGATTGAAGAGCGCGCTGAAGCTTAA
- the rplE gene encoding 50S ribosomal protein L5 produces the protein MANLQEIYKSELVAKLKEELSLENVMEVPRITKITLNMGVGEALGDKKVLEHAVGDLEKIVGQKVVVTKARKSIAGFKVREDWPIGCKVTLRGERMYEFLDRLIAIAIPRIRDFRGLNPKSFDGRGNYAMGVTEQIIFPEIDYDKIDALRGLDIAITTTARTDDEGRALLRAFNFPFKT, from the coding sequence ATGGCTAATTTGCAAGAAATTTATAAAAGCGAACTCGTCGCTAAGCTGAAAGAAGAGCTTAGCCTTGAGAACGTTATGGAAGTCCCACGCATCACCAAGATCACCCTGAATATGGGTGTTGGTGAGGCGCTAGGCGACAAGAAGGTTCTCGAACACGCCGTAGGCGATCTAGAGAAAATCGTTGGTCAAAAAGTCGTGGTCACTAAGGCTCGCAAGTCAATTGCTGGTTTTAAGGTTCGTGAAGATTGGCCGATTGGTTGTAAGGTAACTCTTCGCGGTGAGCGTATGTATGAGTTCCTTGACCGTCTGATCGCTATTGCGATTCCGCGTATTCGTGATTTCCGTGGTTTAAACCCGAAATCATTCGATGGACGTGGTAACTATGCGATGGGTGTGACTGAACAGATCATTTTCCCTGAAATTGATTACGACAAGATAGACGCTCTACGTGGTTTGGATATTGCTATCACAACCACCGCTCGCACTGACGACGAAGGTCGTGCATTGCTACGTGCGTTTAACTTCCCGTTTAAAACCTAA
- the rplR gene encoding 50S ribosomal protein L18 encodes MSVKKDSRQRRARRARAKMRELGAVRLAVHRTPRHIYAQVISPEGDKVLAQASTLDSALRESKTGNKEAAAAVGKLVAERAKEAGISKVAFDRSGFQYHGRVQALADAAREAGLEF; translated from the coding sequence ATGAGCGTGAAGAAAGATTCTAGACAGCGTCGTGCACGTCGTGCACGCGCAAAGATGCGTGAGTTGGGTGCTGTTCGCCTAGCCGTGCATCGCACTCCTCGCCACATCTATGCCCAGGTGATTTCACCTGAAGGCGATAAGGTGTTGGCCCAGGCGTCTACCCTGGATAGCGCACTGCGTGAAAGCAAGACTGGTAACAAAGAAGCGGCTGCTGCAGTCGGTAAACTTGTTGCTGAGCGTGCTAAAGAAGCAGGTATATCTAAAGTGGCGTTCGATCGTAGTGGTTTCCAGTACCACGGTCGAGTTCAGGCATTAGCCGACGCTGCACGTGAAGCTGGATTGGAGTTCTAA
- the rplN gene encoding 50S ribosomal protein L14 produces the protein MIQTQSYLDVADNSGARRVMCIKVLGGSHRRYARVGDIIKVTVKEAIPRGKVKKGQVMNAVVVRTKKGVRRGDGSKIKFDDNAAVLLSANDAPIGTRIFGPVTRELRSEKFMKIVSLAPEVL, from the coding sequence ATGATCCAGACTCAATCCTATCTTGATGTAGCAGATAACAGTGGCGCACGCCGTGTTATGTGTATCAAGGTACTAGGTGGTTCACATCGTCGCTATGCGCGCGTTGGTGATATCATCAAAGTTACCGTTAAGGAAGCAATTCCGCGCGGTAAAGTCAAAAAGGGCCAGGTAATGAACGCTGTTGTCGTTCGTACCAAAAAAGGTGTACGTCGCGGCGACGGATCTAAGATCAAGTTCGACGACAACGCAGCAGTATTGCTGAGCGCCAATGACGCCCCTATTGGCACACGTATTTTTGGGCCAGTTACTCGTGAACTGCGCTCAGAAAAGTTCATGAAAATTGTTTCTTTGGCTCCGGAAGTACTTTAA
- the rpsD gene encoding 30S ribosomal protein S4 produces the protein MARYIGPTCKLSRREGTDLFLKSGVRPLESKCKHETVPGVHGARRGRLSDYGVQLREKQKVRRMYGVLEKQFRKYYKEAARVKGATGENLLQLLESRLDNVVYRMGFGSTRAESRQLVSHKAITVNGGCVNVASYQVKAGDVVAVCEKAKKQLRVEAALKLAENRAAVEWVDVNASKVEGTFKAQPDRADLSSEINENLIVELYSK, from the coding sequence ATGGCAAGATATATTGGTCCAACTTGTAAGCTTTCTCGTCGTGAAGGAACCGATCTTTTCCTAAAGAGCGGTGTACGTCCACTAGAGTCAAAGTGCAAGCACGAAACTGTACCAGGTGTTCACGGTGCTCGTCGCGGTCGTCTTTCTGACTACGGTGTTCAGCTACGTGAAAAGCAAAAAGTTCGTCGTATGTACGGTGTACTTGAAAAGCAGTTCCGTAAGTACTACAAAGAAGCAGCACGCGTTAAGGGTGCTACCGGTGAGAACCTTCTTCAGCTTCTAGAAAGCCGCCTCGATAACGTTGTATATCGTATGGGCTTTGGTTCAACACGTGCAGAATCACGTCAATTGGTCTCTCACAAGGCCATCACCGTTAACGGTGGCTGCGTCAATGTAGCGTCTTACCAGGTTAAGGCTGGTGACGTTGTAGCAGTTTGTGAAAAAGCTAAGAAGCAGCTTCGTGTAGAAGCCGCTCTTAAGCTTGCCGAGAATCGAGCTGCAGTTGAGTGGGTTGATGTTAACGCATCTAAGGTTGAGGGTACTTTTAAGGCTCAACCGGATCGTGCAGACCTCTCTTCTGAGATCAATGAAAACTTGATCGTAGAGTTGTACTCGAAGTAA
- the rpsK gene encoding 30S ribosomal protein S11, whose translation MAKPVSKSTRKKVKKTVVDGVAHIHASFNNTIVTITDRQGNALTWATAGGSGFRGSRKSTPFAAQVAAERAGIAAQEYGLKNLDVQVKGPGPGRESAVRALNNCGYKITNITDVTPIPHNGCRPPKKRRV comes from the coding sequence ATGGCAAAGCCAGTTTCCAAAAGTACACGCAAAAAGGTCAAAAAGACCGTCGTTGATGGTGTCGCGCATATTCACGCTTCATTCAACAACACAATTGTGACTATTACCGATCGTCAGGGTAATGCACTGACTTGGGCTACCGCAGGTGGTTCAGGCTTCCGTGGTTCACGTAAATCAACTCCTTTCGCTGCACAGGTTGCTGCTGAACGAGCTGGCATCGCCGCTCAAGAATACGGGTTGAAGAACTTAGACGTTCAGGTTAAAGGTCCAGGACCTGGCCGTGAGTCTGCCGTTCGTGCGTTGAACAACTGTGGTTACAAAATCACAAACATTACCGACGTGACTCCGATTCCACATAACGGCTGTCGTCCACCTAAGAAACGTCGCGTGTAA
- the rpsH gene encoding 30S ribosomal protein S8 has translation MSMQDPLADMLTRVRNAQMAAKPSVGMPSSKLKIAVANVLKEEGYISDLNVAEVEGKAILNIDLKYFEGKPVIEEIDRVSRPSLRQYTGKDGLPKVRGGLGVAIVTTSKGVMTDRAARAAGVGGEVLCTVF, from the coding sequence ATGAGTATGCAAGATCCGTTAGCGGACATGCTAACCCGTGTTCGTAACGCCCAAATGGCGGCTAAGCCGTCAGTTGGTATGCCGTCTTCAAAATTGAAGATTGCCGTCGCCAACGTACTTAAGGAAGAAGGTTATATTTCTGACTTAAACGTTGCCGAAGTTGAAGGTAAAGCCATTCTTAATATTGATCTTAAATATTTTGAAGGCAAGCCTGTTATTGAAGAGATTGATCGTGTAAGTCGCCCAAGTCTTCGCCAGTATACTGGTAAAGATGGTCTGCCGAAGGTTCGTGGTGGCTTAGGTGTGGCGATTGTTACTACCTCAAAGGGTGTAATGACCGATCGTGCAGCCCGCGCCGCAGGCGTTGGCGGCGAAGTGCTTTGCACAGTCTTCTAA
- the rpsC gene encoding 30S ribosomal protein S3 — MGQKVHPTGIRLGIVKSHNSVWYADKSGYAKNLISDLEVRSFVEKELAHASVSRVLIERPAQSVRLTIFTARPGIVIGKKGEDVDKLRKKLTAMTGVPVQINIEEIRKPDLDAKLTAQNVAQQLERRVMFRRAMKRAVQNAMRQGALGVKIQIGGRLGGAEIARSEWYREGRVPLHTLRADIDYATYEAHTTYGVLGIKVWIFKGEILENELPAADKKPAKKSAK; from the coding sequence ATGGGTCAGAAAGTACACCCCACGGGGATCCGACTCGGTATCGTTAAAAGCCATAACTCTGTCTGGTACGCCGACAAGTCAGGCTACGCTAAGAACTTGATTAGCGATCTTGAAGTTCGTTCTTTTGTTGAAAAAGAACTTGCTCATGCATCTGTTAGCCGTGTTCTTATCGAACGACCAGCACAAAGCGTACGTTTAACAATTTTTACCGCACGTCCAGGTATTGTGATCGGTAAGAAAGGTGAAGATGTAGATAAGCTTCGTAAGAAGCTAACCGCTATGACTGGTGTGCCAGTTCAGATCAACATCGAAGAAATTCGTAAGCCAGATCTAGATGCGAAACTAACCGCGCAAAACGTTGCACAGCAACTTGAGCGTCGTGTTATGTTCCGTCGTGCAATGAAGCGTGCGGTTCAAAACGCAATGCGTCAGGGCGCTCTAGGTGTGAAGATTCAAATCGGTGGTCGTCTCGGCGGCGCAGAAATCGCTCGTAGCGAATGGTATCGTGAAGGTCGTGTACCTCTACATACACTACGTGCTGATATCGATTACGCAACCTACGAAGCTCACACTACCTATGGTGTGTTGGGTATCAAGGTGTGGATCTTTAAGGGCGAAATACTAGAAAACGAACTTCCGGCGGCTGATAAAAAGCCTGCTAAGAAGTCGGCTAAGTAA
- the rpmC gene encoding 50S ribosomal protein L29, producing MNTTELKAKSVEELNAELLKLLEEQFKLRMQKATGQLNQSHLLKSTRRDIARVKTVLNQQAGK from the coding sequence ATGAATACAACTGAATTAAAAGCTAAGAGTGTTGAAGAACTCAATGCTGAGCTTCTGAAATTGCTCGAAGAGCAGTTCAAGTTGCGTATGCAGAAGGCCACTGGTCAGTTGAATCAGTCGCACTTGCTAAAGTCTACCCGTCGTGACATCGCACGGGTAAAAACCGTGTTGAACCAACAGGCAGGTAAATAA
- the rpsE gene encoding 30S ribosomal protein S5, which yields MAFNKETDKNTEGLQEKLVQVNRVAKVVKGGRIFGFTALTVVGDGAGKVGFGRGKAREVPVAIQKAMEAARRNMIEVELNGDTIQYAVKARHGASKVYMQPASAGTGVIAGGAMRAVLEIAGVHNVLAKCYGSTNPVNVVRATYNGLAQMRSPEQIAAKRGKSIDEITG from the coding sequence ATGGCTTTTAATAAAGAGACAGACAAAAATACCGAAGGGCTACAGGAAAAGCTGGTTCAAGTTAATCGTGTAGCTAAAGTTGTTAAGGGCGGCCGTATTTTCGGTTTTACCGCTCTTACTGTTGTCGGTGACGGCGCAGGTAAAGTAGGTTTTGGTCGTGGTAAGGCGCGTGAAGTGCCTGTAGCTATCCAGAAAGCTATGGAAGCTGCTCGTCGTAACATGATCGAAGTTGAACTTAATGGCGATACCATCCAGTACGCTGTTAAAGCTCGTCATGGCGCTTCAAAAGTTTACATGCAGCCCGCTTCTGCTGGTACCGGTGTTATCGCTGGTGGCGCAATGCGTGCAGTATTGGAAATTGCTGGCGTTCACAACGTATTGGCTAAGTGCTACGGCTCTACCAATCCAGTAAACGTTGTTCGTGCAACTTACAACGGTTTGGCACAGATGCGCTCTCCAGAGCAAATCGCTGCTAAGCGCGGTAAGAGCATCGATGAGATCACAGGCTAA
- the rplP gene encoding 50S ribosomal protein L16 produces MLLPKRTKFRKMMKGRNRGLAHRGSTVSFGEFALKATGRGRITARQIEAARRAMTRHIKRGGKIWIRVFPDKPITGKPLEVRQGKGKGNVEYWVALVQPGKILYEVEGVSEELAREAFALAAAKIPVATTFVKRTVM; encoded by the coding sequence ATGTTATTGCCGAAGCGTACAAAGTTTCGCAAGATGATGAAGGGCCGCAACCGCGGTCTGGCTCACCGAGGCAGCACTGTCTCATTTGGTGAGTTCGCGTTGAAGGCTACAGGTCGTGGACGTATCACTGCTCGTCAAATCGAAGCAGCTCGTCGCGCCATGACCCGTCACATTAAACGTGGCGGTAAAATCTGGATTCGCGTTTTCCCTGATAAGCCGATCACTGGTAAGCCTCTTGAGGTTCGTCAGGGTAAGGGTAAGGGTAATGTTGAATATTGGGTTGCCCTTGTTCAGCCAGGAAAAATCCTATACGAAGTAGAGGGTGTATCTGAAGAGTTGGCTCGCGAAGCATTCGCACTGGCCGCTGCAAAGATCCCAGTTGCTACTACTTTCGTTAAGCGGACGGTAATGTGA